In one Kluyveromyces marxianus DMKU3-1042 DNA, complete genome, chromosome 4 genomic region, the following are encoded:
- the MSB2 gene encoding Msb2p produces the protein MQFSSIKVGLALLVLQSCAASVSAQGLFDFFDDALKKNTTTVDPYAHEPTKSSSSKTELPTNFYDSFTFATPSTYSLVDPSSHKPATPSHTQLSSSSAEVSPTHAVSSSTTSLDASGAKSKPTDSASASSSSVSETTSTIKSSTATSETASSGTQTSSESSVSKPSSSSATASSSSSSSSASASLSSSSSSSSSSSSSSIQPSASSHTPSSNEASSSGMFSSSSTILSSSSSMITSSTTSEIIPSSSTSSTSEIVPTSSSSEIVPTSSTSSTSSSSSVIIISSPSSSSSSTSAIIPTTSSIVSSSSSEEPTSSSTLSIVPISTTSLETSSTPILQLNTTTSAQTSEITPTTSLIPISTSEETSIPSSTSISTEVIPSSTSTSTSTSSAVWGSETLKISSSILPPTVTSTTAQITPVDNTTESTPQTQTPTFTPLTSTSTLPKLITESISEPSSTSPVVQSPVTSAGSSSVVPSSVTVPLSTSTTSSQKVWLPTTMVIETNTEEGPSSTVSTSRIATETLPQAIAAATKVTQAAGYTLITIGFKKELNYPFAVSNPIANAQIFQYLPQVLASPFEDKSNKFQNTSVLQLVPLKVDKKDYLVTVAQVYFPQDSTNALEALMLNTSSDFYKNPDGLLKQLASYIDPSIPLTGLVESGSDSLISGGYNGGSGSESNSNSGSGSNSDSDSNGSSKGGSKSKGGINLGSLDDNAYSTRSRLSSSTSGKSSNEGMDGKKIGILVGSIAAGAIVALGGIYLLALRIRKQKKQILANPVADDQQSYDSYDYESSFDYNAGYEKDHAMNDDQVSISPSAKINNWIDYNTYNEYPEDTQPTTNGIHGQRPPMPSSKTSNLKISRPIATENSLGWSDL, from the coding sequence ATGCAATTTTCCAGTATTAAAGTGGGTTTAGCCCTTTTGGTTTTGCAGAGCTGTGCAGCATCTGTTTCTGCTCAAGGACTTttcgatttctttgatgatgCACTCAAGAAAAACACCACTACGGTTGATCCCTATGCACACGAACCTACCAAGAGTAGCAGTAGTAAGACTGAGCTGCCTACAAACTTTTACGATTCTTTTACGTTTGCAACTCCCTCGACTTACTCTCTAGTTGATCCATCATCGCACAAGCCTGCTACTCCATCGCACACGCagctttcttcttcttcggcAGAAGTTTCCCCAACTCATGCTGTTTCATCGTCGACTACTTCATTAGATGCTTCCGGTGCTAAAAGTAAGCCTACTGACAGTGCTTCagcttcctcttcctccgTCTCAGAGACTACTTCGACCATAAAAAGCAGTACCGCAACCTCTGAAACAGCTAGCTCTGGTACTCAGACGTCGTCTGAGAGTTCTGTTAGCAAGccttcctcttcttctgccaccgcttcatcatcatcttcttcttcttccgcttctgcttctctttcttcttcttcttcttcttcttcttcttcttcttcttcctctatTCAACCATCAGCGTCATCGCACACCCCATCATCGAATGAAGCCTCATCTTCTGGaatgttttcttcatctagTACGATCTTATCCTCTTCAAGTAGTATGAttacttcttctactaCAAGTGAGATTATCCCATCTAGTTCCACAAGTTCAACAAGTGAGATTGTCCCAACAAGTTCATCAAGTGAGATTGTCCCAACAAGTTCGACAAGTTCGACAAGTTCATCCAGCAGTGTGATAAtcatttcttctccttcttcatcatcttcttctacaagTGCAATTATTCCTACAACTTCCTCTATTGTAAGTTCGTCTAGTAGTGAAGAGCCTACCTCCTCTTCGACATTATCGATTGTTCCAATTAGCACAACTAGCTTGGAAACATCTAGCACTCCTATACTGCAATTGAACACAACCACATCGGCACAAACCTCGGAAATAACTCCAACTACTTCATTGATACCCATTTCGACCTCCGAGGAAACTTCAATTCCATCATCTACCTCTATTTCAACTGAAGTCATTCCATCTTCTACTTCAACTTCTACCTCTACCAGCTCTGCAGTCTGGGGTTCTGAGACACTAAAGATTTCCTCTTCGATATTGCCTCCAACAGtaacttcaacaacagctcAAATCACACCAGTAGATAATACCACAGAATCTACCCCACAAACTCAAACCCCAACGTTTACTCCTTTGACCTCTACTTCAACACTTCCAAAGTTGATTACTGAATCCATTTCTGAACCATCGTCTACCTCCCCTGTTGTCCAATCTCCTGTGACTAGTGCTGGTTCATCATCTGTTGTGCCTTCTTCAGTCACTGTACCATtgtcaacatcaacaacatcttctCAAAAGGTTTGGttaccaacaacaatggtTATCGAAACTAACACAGAGGAAGGGCCTTCTTCTACTGTCTCGACATCAAGGATTGCAACCGAAACATTGCCACAAGCAATTGCAGCAGCTACTAAAGTCACACAGGCAGCCGGATACACCCTTATTACGATTGgtttcaaaaaagaattgaactATCCATTTGCGGTGTCTAACCCAATTGCTAATGCTCAAATATTCCAGTACTTACCCCAAGTATTGGCATCACCTTTTGAAGATAAAAGTAACAAATTCCAAAACACTTCTGTCTTACAATTGGTGCCATTGAAGGTTGACAAAAAGGACTACCTTGTTACCGTGGCTCAAGTCTACTTCCCACAAGATAGTACAAATGCGTTAGAAGCCTTGATGTTGAATACATCAAGTGACTTTTACAAGAACCCTGACGGCCTGTTGAAGCAGCTGGCCTCATATATCGACCCATCTATCCCACTAACTGGTTTAGTTGAATCAGGATCAGACTCCTTGATTTCCGGGGGCTATAACGGTGGCTCTGGATCTGAGTCCAACTCAAATTCAGGCTCGGGTTCAAACTCGGACTCAGACTCTAACGGCTCATCTAAGGGTGGTTCTAAAAGTAAGGGTGGAATTAACTTGGGTTCGTTAGATGATAATGCTTACAGTACACGTTCCAGATTATCTTCAAGTACTTCTGGTAAATCTTCCAATGAGGGCATGGATGGCAAAAAGATCGGAATCTTGGTCGGTAGCATTGCTGCTGGTGCTATAGTAGCATTAGGTGGTATCTATTTGCTAGCTTTAAGAattagaaaacaaaagaaacaaattttAGCTAACCCAGTTGCAGACGACCAACAATCTTACGACAGCTACGATTACGAATCCTCTTTTGATTATAATGCCGGCTATGAAAAGGACCATGCAATGAATGATGACCAGGTTTCCATTAGTCCAAGTGCTAAAATTAACAATTGGATTGACTATAATACTTACAATGAATATCCAGAAGATACCCAACCAACAACTAATGGTATTCACGGGCAAAGACCACCAATGCCTTCTAGTAAGACATCAAACTTGAAAATTTCTAGACCAATTGCTACTGAAAACTCCTTGGGTTGGAGTGATTTATAA
- the EAT1 gene encoding putative hydrolase has translation MFRRGLHTLATKEVVELAYSHSGGKSAKSHTLPAIIAIHGLLGAKAHFKPLTRMLASDLDTDIYSIDLRNHGDSPMARPYDYITHTKDVINFIRTKIGPERPVQMIGFSLGGKISLISALSDKVNVRSCTSIDIPPYETPELDDILTVNYETILKIINGENGYQIKKGEPNWQGKVMNLLRANKCNTNEGIVRYFAAGFVMNKVNKEKKDEFLDFKQPLNEMPDLLDQVKAWPTKEELEANGFKYQTQTPILFCKATESPFIKRDYSLLGRQFPNYTVEEFNTSHNIAHEAPEQFYKALLTFIKAHE, from the coding sequence ATGTTTAGAAGAGGTTTACATACGTTAGCAACTAAAGAAGTTGTAGAACTGGCATATAGTCATAGTGGTGGGAAGTCTGCAAAGAGTCATACGTTACCAGCAATTATAGCCATACATGGTTTGCTGGGTGCAAAAGCTCATTTTAAGCCCCTAACCAGAATGTTAGCTTCCGACTTAGATACTGACATCTACTCCATAGATCTTAGAAACCATGGTGATTCTCCTATGGCAAGACCTTATGATTATATTACCCACACTAAGGATGTGATTAACTTTATTAGAACAAAGATTGGGCCTGAAAGACCCGTTCAAATGATTGGATTTTCGCTGGGCGgaaaaatatcattaaTTTCAGCACTATCTGATAAAGTAAATGTAAGGTCGTGTACATCAATTGATATCCCACCTTATGAGACCCCTGAATTAGACGACATATTAACGGTTAACTACGAGACaatcttgaaaataatTAATGGCGAAAATGGATATCAAATCAAGAAAGGTGAACCAAATTGGCAGGGCAAAGTCATGAATCTCTTAAGGGCTAACAAATGTAACACTAATGAAGGCATCGTTAGGTACTTCGCTGCAGGTTTTGTGATGAATAAAGTCaataaagagaaaaaagacGAATTTCTGGATTTTAAACAGCCTTTGAATGAAATGCCAGATTTGCTGGATCAAGTAAAAGCATGGCCAactaaagaagaactagaaGCAAATGGTTTCAAATATCAGACACAAACACCAATTCTATTCTGCAAGGCCACTGAATCACCATTTATAAAGAGGGACTATTCTTTGTTAGGAAGGCAGTTCCCTAATTATACTGTTGAGGAATTCAACACCTCCCACAACATTGCTCATGAGGCACCTGAACAGTTCTACAAGGCTTTACTAACGTTCATTAAAGCTCATGAATaa
- the REC102 gene encoding Rec102p, with protein sequence MSKLDALYLSNDDFSIVSEWNCEIFLQNLSILHEDMIVIPSSNPYSKIMINIDGLDEQILNDVYGKFCLGRAFWERLQFEPMFSMEDSTIICEIKCKQFGDMKRGLLFDNPMSSKVHQTADIKAATLDKVVIDVKFHCKNYGDAVNRTDVFQLFNEYMNSLVMSQLEFKIPLVFSHTTRYRLVEHEKYIGTVSKCLDNSQTVTPSIVKIISKDKTSTTVFRILHDIAGAQKLVNKYKEHNGTTILPQVFEKTPTTAKRS encoded by the exons ATGAGTAAATTAGATGCATTGTACTTGAGTAACGATGATTTTAGTATTGTCTCTGAATGGAATTGTGAgattttccttcaaaatctAAGTATACTTCATGAAGACATGATTGTTATTCCTTCTTCGAACCCCTATAGCAAG ATTATGATCAATATTGATGGTTTAGATGAGCAAATACTAAACGATGTTTATGGGAAATTCTGTCTTGGGAGAGCATTTTGGGAACGATTACAGTTTGAACCTATGTTTAGCATGGAAGATAGCACGATTATTTGTGAAATAAAATGCAAACAATTCGGTGATATGAAACGGGGACTGCTATTCGACAATCCGATGTCTTCAAAAGTTCATCAAACGGCGGATATCAAAGCAGCAACTTTGGATAAAGTTGTAATAGATGTGAAATTTCATTGCAAAAACTACGGCGACGCAGTGAACAGAACTGATGTGTTTCAGCTATTCAACGAATATATGAACTCTTTAGTCATGTCTCAGTTAGAATTTAAAATTCCCCTAGTTTTTTCTCATACAACGCGATACAGATTAGTGGAACATGAAAAATATATTGGCACTGTGTCTAAATGCTTGGACAACTCACAGACGGTAACGCCATCAATTGTCAAGATTATTTCGAAGGACAAAACGTCGACCACGGTTTTCCGGATTCTACATGATATTGCAGGGGCACAGAAACTTGTGAATAAGTATAAGGAGCATAACGGAACTACTATTCTCCCacaagtttttgaaaagactCCAACAACAGCTAAACGTTCTTGA
- the THI3 gene encoding thiamine metabolism regulatory protein THI3 — translation MEYADRYNLEPLIPLAEYLFHRLFQLNCHTVFGVPNYSTAKLYGALAATGIQWIQTINQLNTSFAADAYGRTIGISCYITSESAELAHINGFFGSYCEYVPILQLVILEHSHDLERLIGDVSIFHDIVDDPAEIDFGLRTLFWGKRPVYMGLRSKDISRLVPSIALNQSILNKETPAPFSSSLSLSIARYQQRQQEQSIVGDIVDQILSKLYSCSTPIIVVDALIDRYNYNDMLQNFLAETGIPFVTTLMSKAAINESLPNFIGTFLGTLSHPTVREYMNNSDCTLILGCVIDNFKNSYCRFSYKNKCQIMLWNDRVKIENNLIPDVPIHEILPQLIAKIDASKLSNLYAVTVPDMVPRVEPKPVTFLRQEYLWFRMSTWLKEGDVIISESGTSAIGLLRQKFPDNSRLVSQTIWNSSGYSIGACLGVLTAYRDLGKLDKHRIILIVGDGSLQFTFQELSTILTQGFEPYIYVVNNQGYTVDRTLNKEKTHTNATYFDIQQWEILSIPSLFNSRDYFKRKCMTVGELNSLLNDEEFNDPRRLKIVELILPSMDVPVLLEPHDDSSDDELTPQSKRVRL, via the coding sequence ATGGAGTATGCTGATAGGTACAACTTGGAGCCTCTTATACCGCTCGCAGAGTACCTTTTCCACAGGTTATTCCAACTGAATTGTCATACGGTATTTGGAGTTCCAAATTATTCAACAGCAAAACTGTATGGTGCCCTTGCAGCCACTGGAATTCAATGGATTCAGACTATTAACCAATTGAATACGTCATTTGCTGCTGATGCATATGGTAGGACTATTGGCATAAGTTGCTACATAACTAGCGAATCTGCGGAATTGGCACATATTAACGGATTTTTTGGCTCCTATTGCGAGTACGTGCCGATTTTACAGTTGGTTATATTAGAGCATTCTCATGACCTAGAAAGGCTCATTGGTGATGTATCCATATTTCATGATATTGTGGATGATCCTGCAGAAATAGATTTCGGACTTCGAACGCTGTTTTGGGGTAAGAGACCCGTTTACATGGGTCTTCGATCTAAAGATATTTCAAGATTAGTGCCAAGCATTGCTCTAAACCAGAGTATATTAAATAAAGAAACACCAGCGCCCTTTTCCtcatctctttctctctcgATTGCTCGGTACCAGCAGAGGCAGCAAGAACAGAGCATTGTTGGGGACATAGTTGATCAGATATTGTCCAAGCTATACTCTTGTTCTACTCCGATAATAGTGGTTGATGCACTGATTGATAGATACAATTACAATGACATGTTGCAAAACTTCCTTGCGGAAACAGGAATACCTTTTGTAACTACGCTAATGTCCAAGGCTGCTATCAATGAAAGTTTGCCTAACTTTATCGGCACTTTCTTGGGGACGTTATCGCACCCTACAGTTCGTGAATACATGAATAATTCCGATTGTACGCTTATACTGGGTTGTGTGATTGACAATTTTAAGAATTCGTACTGTAGGTTTTCGTACAAAAACAAGTGCCAGATCATGCTATGGAATGACAGAGTCAAGATAGAAAACAATTTAATTCCAGATGTTCCTATTCATGAGATTCTTCCTCAGCTTATAGCAAAAATTGACGCATCAAAGCTCTCTAATCTGTACGCCGTCACAGTTCCCGATATGGTTCCAAGAGTTGAACCCAAGCCGGTTACTTTTCTCAGACAGGAGTACCTATGGTTCAGAATGTCCACTTGGTTAAAAGAAGGCGATGTTATCATTTCTGAATCCGGTACATCCGCGATCGGCTTGTTGCGTCAGAAATTCCCGGATAATTCAAGGCTTGTATCCCAGACCATCTGGAATTCTTCAGGATACTCCATTGGAGCTTGCCTTGGTGTCCTGACAGCGTATAGAGATTTGGGGAAGCTGGACAAGCATCGGATCATTTTGATCGTAGGTGATGGTTCGCTACAATTCACTTTCCAAGAATTGAGTACCATTCTCACTCAAGGTTTTGAACCGTACATCTACGTAGTGAATAACCAAGGTTATACCGTCGACAGAACCTTgaacaaggaaaagacTCACACGAATGCCACATACTTCGATATTCAACAATGGGAAATACTCAGCATACCGTcacttttcaattcaagaGATTACTTCAAGAGAAAATGCATGACCGTTGGAGAATTGAACAGCCTCttgaatgatgaagaattcaatGACCCGCGACGGCTCAAGATAGTCGAATTGATTCTTCCTTCTATGGATGTTCCTGTTCTCCTTGAACCTCATGACGATAGTAGTGATGATGAACTTACTCCTCAAAGCAAAAGAGTAAGACTTTAG
- the RIM11 gene encoding serine/threonine protein kinase RIM11, with protein MLKKIKEIIQPTTNPGGLSFSLSLSKSKRKIAAQIPPNSDKEEYDKKRAQAKIEKLHRLYTHELDVELVLKHLSIEEEHREHVTCPSSGTSTTSATSITTNSTTTTSTTSTTATSAAASDMGTFSTAPTNDTSASNSDKVRPPDPDAGAGACLDHIPRLHSNNVNSNNIPQDKTNKQKKIEVVMVEVQTASASVTNGTGTGTGNGNANANANANGVNTETCTQRKVILGHSNPEQSVVISCGTPEIVGNGSFGVVFRTNVKETGEDVVIKKVLQDRRFKNRELEIMKMIKHRNLIDLKYYFLEQSDQDLYLNLIVDYMPMSLYQRLKEFICVHRPMDRYEIKIYMFQLFKSLNYLHQVVGVCHRDIKPQNILVDPSTFLLKICDLGSAKQLKPNEPNVSYICSRYYRAPELIFGATNYTTKIDIWSAGCVMAELLLGQPIFPGESKIDQLVEIIKVLGTPTRDEICAMNENYSEHKFPQIRPIPLNKIFKKETQETIDLLYYIMKYDPNIRYSALQCMFNSEYFSDILDPQKSNASLIESLQLLDFEENELAGLTAEDLARFGAKVIIPSS; from the exons atgctCAAGAAGATTAAAGAGATCATTCAACCCACAACGAACCCTGGCGGCCTCtcgttttctctttctttgtcaAAGTCCAAGCGCAAAATTGCCGCCCAAATTCCTCCCAATTCtgacaaagaagaatacgaCAAGAAACGCGCCCAAGCAAAAATCGAAAAGTTGCATCGCTTGTACACCCACGAACTAGATGTTGAGCTGGTCCTCAAACATCTCTccatagaagaagaacaccGCGAGCACGTGACGTGCCCTTCTTCCGGCACCAGTACTACCAGCGCTACCAGTATCACTACTAAttctactactactactagtactactagtactacAGCTACCAGTGCCGCAGCCAGCGACATGGGCACTTTCAGCACTGCTCCGACAAACGACACAAGCGCCAGCAATTCGGACAAGGTTCGCCCTCCAGACCCTGACGCAGGGGCTGGTGCATGCCTAGACCATATCCCACGCTTGCATTCCAACAATGTGAACTCTAATAACA TACCTCAGGACAAAACGAAtaagcagaagaaaatcGAGGTAGTCATGGTAGAGGTGCAGACGGCTTCAGCATCTGTTACAAATGgcactggcactggcaCTGGTAATGGTaatgccaatgccaatgccaatgccaatgGCGTCAACACGGAGACATGCACGCAGAGGAAGGTGATTCTGGGCCATTCTAACCCTGAACAGTCGGTGGTGATCTCGTGCGGGACGCCGGAGATAGTGGGCAACGGGTCCTTTGGAGTGGTGTTCAGGACGAACGTCAAGGAAACTGGAGAAGACGTTGTTATCAAGAAGGTGTTGCAAGATCGGAGGTTCAAGAACAGAGAATTGGAGATCATGAAGATGATCAAGCACAGGAACTTGATCGACTTGAAGTACTATTTCCTAGAACAATCGGACCAGGACTTGTATTTGAATCTAATTGTCGATTACATGCCCATGTCGCTATACCAGCGGCTGAAGGAGTTCATCTGCGTGCATAGGCCCATGGACCGCTACGAAATCAAAATTTACATGTTCCAGTTGTTCAAGTCGTTGAACTATTTGCATCAGGTGGTTGGCGTGTGCCATAGGGACATCAAGCCACAGAACATTTTGGTCGACCCGTCTACTTTTCTCTTGAAAATATGCGATTTGGGTTCCGCAAAGCAGTTGAAGCCCAACGAGCCAAACGTATCGTACATTTGTTCGCGTTACTACAGAGCCCCAGAGTTGATCTTTGGCGCCACAAACTACACTACAAAAATAGACATATGGTCTGCAGGGTGCGTCATGGCAGAACTGCTCTTGGGACAGCCTATCTTCCCCGGTGAGTCAAAGATCGACCAGTTGGTCGAAATCATCAAGGTTCTTGGCACCCCAACAAGAGACGAGATCTGTGCCATGAACGAAAACTACTCAGAACACAAGTTCCCACAGATCAGACCCATCCCATTAAACAAgatcttcaagaaagaaaccCAGGAAACAATAGACTTGTTGTATTACATCATGAAGTATGATCCCAACATCAGATACAGTGCTCTCCAGTGCATGTTCAATTCAGAGTACTTTTCGGACATACTCGACCCACAGAAATCAAACGCTTCGCTAATTGAGTCTCTACAGCTTCtagactttgaagaaaacgaGTTGGCTGGCCTGACGGCCGAAGACTTGGCAAGGTTTGGCGCAAAAGTAATAATACCATCAAGCTGA
- the MDH3 gene encoding malate dehydrogenase MDH3 yields the protein MVSVAVLGSSGGIGQPLSLLLKLDPRVSSLRLYDLKMSHGIATDLSHMDSNSICEGFNTDEIALALKGAQIVVIPAGVPRKPGMSRDDLFKINAKIIKSLALQIAEHAPEARVLVISNPVNSLVPIVYETLKSVGKFEPGKVMGITTLDIIRSHTFLVDVLGRKAYSVEKLRSAVTVVGGHSGETIVPIFTDQKFYRRLRDRELYDAYVHRVQFGGDEVVKAKDGSGSATLSMAWAGYSFVKQLLNSLHLETGEDVHPIPTFVYLPGLPGGKELQQKLGTSVEFFAAPVKLSKGIVVEVEHDWVDKLNDAEKKLIAKCLPILDKNIKKGLAFSQQTKL from the coding sequence ATGGTTAGCGTTGCAGTATTAGGATCATCCGGAGGCATTGGCCAACCACTCTCACTCTTGTTGAAGCTGGACCCTCGCGTGTCCAGCTTGAGATTGTACGACTTGAAGATGTCCCACGGGATCGCCACCGATTTGTCGCACATGGACTCCAACTCCATCTGCGAGGGCTTCAACACCGACGAGATCGCGCTCGCGCTCAAGGGCGCCCAGATCGTCGTCATCCCCGCGGGTGTCCCAAGAAAGCCCGGGATGTCACGTGATGACCTTTTCAAGATCAACGCCAAGATCATCAAGTCGTTGGCGTTGCAAATAGCCGAGCACGCGCCCGAGGCGCGCGTCCTCGTGATCTCGAACCCGGTCAACTCCTTGGTGCCCATTGTGTACGAGACTTTGAAGAGCGTCGGCAAGTTCGAGCCGGGTAAAGTGATGGGAATTACCACATTGGACATTATCCGCTCACACACGTTCCTGGTGGACGTCTTGGGCCGCAAGGCGTACAGCGTCGAGAAGTTGCGCAGCGCGGTTACTGTGGTGGGCGGCCACTCGGGCGAGACCATTGTTCCGATTTTCACCGACCAGAAGTTCTACAGGCGTCTCAGAGACAGAGAGCTCTATGACGCGTACGTGCATAGGGTCCAATTCGGCGGAGACGAGGTCGTAAAGGCCAAGGACGGCAGCGGTAGTGCTACTTTGTCTATGGCCTGGGCGGGTTACAGTTTTGTGAAGCAGTTGCTCAACAGCTTGCACCTAGAAACAGGCGAAGACGTGCATCCGATCCCAACGTTTGTGTACTTGCCGGGTTTACCGGGCGGGAAGGAGCTCCAGCAGAAGTTGGGCACCTCTGTTGAGTTTTTTGCCGCGCCCGTGAAGCTTTCCAAGGGTATTGTGGTTGAAGTTGAGCACGACTGGGTCGACAAGTTGAACGATGCcgagaagaagttgattgCAAAGTGTCTTCCAATCCTTGacaagaacatcaagaagGGTCTCGCCTTTTCGCAGCAGACAAAGTTGTGA
- the CIN4 gene encoding Arf family GTPase CIN4 has protein sequence MGLLQIIKEQRLKDHSQRVLVLGLDNSGKTTVLNQLLHEPIDRVQPTIGFQIKTLKVGQKSLQMWDIGGQKTLRPFWFNYFEKTDYLIWVIDILDEGRLGESLSLLEEIVEENDRINLQFEVFVLLNKVDLLPPAMSSSSSSSSSSPQAEHRGALLQRTVDHVTEVTSRVLKMDESSVRVIPTSGTNGEGLDRLLLLLEK, from the coding sequence ATGGGGCTGCTGCAAATAATCAAGGAACAGCGTTTGAAGGACCATTCGCAGCGGGTGCTAGTGCTTGGGCTGGACAATAGTGGGAAGACTACGGTGCTTAATCAGTTATTGCACGAGCCGATCGATCGGGTGCAGCCTACGATAGGGTTTCAGATCAAGACGTTGAAGGTGGGGCAGAAGTCGCTGCAGATGTGGGATATAGGCGGTCAGAAGACGCTGCGGCCGTTTTGGTTTAACTATTTCGAAAAGACGGACTACTTGATATGGGTGATCGACATTCTGGACGAAGGGCGATTGGGCGAGAGTTTGAGTTTGCTGGAGGAGATCGTGGAGGAGAACGACCGGATCAACCTGCAGTTCGAGGTATTTGTGCTGCTGAACAAGGTCGACCTGCTGCCACCAGCAAtgtcatcgtcatcgtcatcgtcatcgtcatcgcCGCAGGCGGAACACCGTGGTGCACTGCTGCAACGCACGGTAGATCACGTGACAGAAGTAACATCACGTGTTCTTAAAATGGACGAATCTAGTGTGCGGGTAATACCGACCAGCGGGACGAATGGAGAAGGTCTGGACCGATTgctcttgttgttggagAAATGA